In Streptomyces chartreusis, the following proteins share a genomic window:
- a CDS encoding WXG100 family type VII secretion target, with the protein MAYGGYYQSPEYYEAQEKARQQRIEDKHDGKLESLPNGGMGGPDRSKLDTPFMKMSIPDLRAMILDADPNRIYEVSQHWKSIHNILSGGDGDGKSGGVDSVSAKDSVAGMMQSAVENVLEHWEGDAAEAFRKKANEIMQNVRNGAAWANHYGESMHGVQNDLRNSMSKMREVEEPGFWDKAWDKMWDDERSDQQLLDDINKGVSTDAARQANADSLSAGKEAQLQGVAIMEQLAVNYKAYAKGSGGYDDKRDTFAPPSPETPMPTPISMPSSGSKSPGMGSGAAKPWSAGPTTSIKPTPGVPRDPGITGGAQLPTAKTKIDSISPGLSGTGPTPGTGGGISGGGGGIGTGGAQGPGIVAAGGASGLAGGAAARGGIGAAGGRGGVAGGGAAGRGAGGRAGMGGMGGGAGAGAAGRGGAGAGGRGALARSRGGVVGAAKGVAGKGAGGGAGLHGSRGGSQRGAMAGGAGGMGGRNGRRSEDENSRGDRPDYLVEDEETWISEEDRNRNVPRTIE; encoded by the coding sequence ATGGCCTACGGCGGTTACTACCAGAGCCCTGAGTACTACGAGGCTCAGGAGAAGGCACGACAGCAGCGGATCGAGGACAAGCACGACGGGAAGCTCGAGTCGCTTCCCAACGGCGGTATGGGCGGTCCGGACCGCAGCAAGCTCGACACGCCCTTCATGAAGATGAGCATTCCTGACCTGCGCGCCATGATCCTGGACGCGGATCCCAACCGGATCTACGAGGTCAGCCAGCACTGGAAGTCGATCCACAACATCCTGTCCGGCGGCGACGGCGACGGAAAGAGCGGTGGCGTCGACTCGGTGTCCGCGAAGGACAGTGTCGCGGGCATGATGCAGAGCGCCGTGGAGAATGTCCTCGAGCACTGGGAGGGCGACGCGGCGGAGGCCTTCCGCAAGAAGGCCAACGAGATCATGCAGAACGTCCGCAACGGCGCTGCTTGGGCCAACCACTACGGTGAGTCCATGCACGGCGTGCAGAACGATCTGCGCAACTCGATGTCCAAGATGCGCGAGGTCGAGGAGCCCGGGTTCTGGGACAAGGCCTGGGACAAGATGTGGGACGACGAGCGCAGCGACCAGCAGCTGCTGGACGACATCAACAAGGGCGTAAGCACTGACGCCGCACGCCAGGCAAATGCCGACTCTCTGTCTGCGGGCAAGGAAGCGCAGCTGCAGGGGGTGGCGATCATGGAGCAGTTGGCGGTCAATTACAAGGCGTACGCGAAGGGCAGCGGCGGGTACGACGACAAACGGGACACGTTTGCGCCTCCCAGCCCTGAAACGCCAATGCCGACGCCAATTTCCATGCCGTCTTCTGGGAGTAAGAGTCCGGGCATGGGAAGCGGCGCTGCCAAGCCGTGGAGCGCAGGCCCGACAACCAGCATCAAGCCGACCCCTGGCGTACCCCGTGACCCGGGCATTACCGGAGGCGCGCAGCTGCCGACGGCTAAGACGAAGATCGACAGCATTTCGCCCGGCCTGAGTGGTACCGGTCCAACACCCGGTACAGGCGGAGGCATCAGCGGTGGCGGTGGCGGAATCGGCACCGGGGGCGCTCAAGGACCAGGCATTGTCGCTGCTGGCGGGGCGTCTGGTCTTGCGGGTGGGGCCGCCGCACGTGGTGGTATCGGAGCTGCGGGCGGTCGTGGCGGTGTCGCTGGAGGCGGGGCAGCCGGCCGTGGTGCCGGAGGCCGGGCCGGTATGGGTGGCATGGGTGGCGGCGCCGGAGCTGGCGCCGCTGGTCGAGGCGGTGCCGGTGCCGGTGGCCGTGGAGCCCTGGCTCGGTCCCGCGGCGGTGTGGTCGGCGCGGCCAAGGGCGTGGCTGGTAAAGGCGCTGGTGGTGGTGCTGGTCTCCACGGAAGTCGTGGAGGATCGCAGCGTGGTGCAATGGCGGGCGGAGCTGGTGGTATGGGTGGTCGCAACGGCCGCCGGTCTGAGGACGAGAACAGCAGGGGCGACCGTCCCGACTACCTGGTCGAGGATGAAGAGACCTGGATCTCAGAAGAGGACCGCAACCGCAACGTCCCGCGGACCATCGAGTAA
- the mycP gene encoding type VII secretion-associated serine protease mycosin, producing the protein MKGLDVKGLNVKDRTARSRSRIGRNSGTRALQRVLGVLAVTGVCLASAPPVSATPAASRPTDTGAPGSDESPDFGLADSTECVFGGDVIKSTPWSLQRILLDQLWAQAKGKGVKVAVIDTGVDASNQQLRSAVAGGKTFVDGAADKDIEGHGTRVAGIIAARPLKGTGFVGIAPEATVLSYRYTGGKEKQGNSGTMTSAIKAAVAAGAKIINISSDTANRKDNGPLRDAVAAAVASGALIIAAAGNDGADGKSADTYPASYPGVLAVAASDRNDERAFFSQAGDFVDVAAPGVGMVSTVPLDGQCSADGTSFAAPYVAGVAALLKEKYPDWSAAQIATRIQETAQRPGRGPNRYIGWGVVDPVAALSDGSTPAESPKPDPPVEAGSGGVVPMAVTMGETEAERERRVAIYVLGTGLALALVVAGSGVAVRDWRSRRVATSGRSGASGRAGRAGQGPGR; encoded by the coding sequence ATGAAGGGCCTGGACGTGAAGGGCCTGAACGTGAAGGACCGGACAGCCCGTTCGCGTAGCCGCATCGGCCGCAACAGTGGAACCCGCGCACTCCAGCGGGTTCTCGGCGTGCTCGCGGTGACCGGTGTCTGCCTGGCGTCGGCACCGCCGGTGTCCGCGACGCCCGCGGCCTCCCGCCCGACCGACACGGGCGCACCCGGCTCCGACGAGAGCCCGGACTTCGGCCTGGCCGACAGCACGGAGTGCGTCTTCGGCGGCGACGTCATCAAGTCCACGCCGTGGTCGCTCCAGCGGATCCTCCTGGACCAGCTGTGGGCACAGGCGAAGGGCAAGGGCGTCAAGGTCGCCGTCATCGACACCGGCGTCGACGCCTCCAACCAGCAGCTGCGCAGCGCGGTGGCGGGCGGCAAGACCTTCGTCGACGGCGCGGCCGACAAGGACATCGAAGGCCACGGCACGAGGGTCGCGGGCATCATCGCCGCGCGCCCGCTCAAGGGCACGGGCTTCGTGGGCATCGCGCCGGAGGCCACGGTCCTCTCCTACCGCTACACGGGCGGCAAGGAGAAGCAGGGCAACTCGGGGACGATGACCTCCGCGATCAAGGCCGCGGTGGCCGCGGGTGCGAAGATCATCAACATCTCCTCGGACACCGCGAACCGCAAGGACAACGGTCCCCTGCGGGACGCCGTCGCGGCCGCCGTGGCCTCGGGCGCCCTCATCATCGCGGCCGCCGGCAACGACGGGGCCGACGGCAAGTCCGCGGACACGTACCCGGCCTCGTACCCGGGCGTCCTGGCCGTGGCCGCCTCCGACCGCAACGACGAACGCGCCTTCTTCTCACAGGCCGGCGACTTCGTCGACGTCGCGGCACCGGGCGTCGGCATGGTCTCGACGGTTCCCTTGGACGGCCAGTGCAGCGCCGACGGCACGAGCTTCGCGGCGCCGTACGTCGCGGGCGTCGCGGCACTGCTGAAGGAGAAGTACCCGGACTGGAGCGCGGCCCAGATCGCCACGCGCATCCAGGAAACGGCCCAGCGGCCGGGGCGTGGCCCCAACCGCTACATCGGCTGGGGCGTCGTCGACCCGGTCGCGGCCCTGTCCGACGGCTCCACGCCCGCCGAGTCCCCGAAGCCGGACCCGCCGGTCGAGGCCGGCTCGGGCGGCGTCGTCCCCATGGCTGTCACCATGGGTGAGACCGAGGCGGAACGGGAACGCCGGGTCGCAATCTACGTCCTGGGAACGGGACTTGCGCTCGCCCTTGTGGTTGCGGGGAGCGGGGTGGCTGTGCGGGACTGGCGTAGCCGACGCGTCGCAACGTCGGGCCGATCCGGCGCATCCGGTCGGGCCGGGCGGGCCGGTCAGGGGCCTGGGCGATGA
- a CDS encoding WXG100 family type VII secretion target, which produces MSILVNYATITNASTDVKSTAGRIKQQLDDLEAAVKRVANSWEGEAQEGYQRKQREWDQTAADLHATLLKISTALQNAAENYQATEKSNASTWG; this is translated from the coding sequence ATGTCGATCCTCGTCAATTACGCAACGATCACCAACGCGTCCACGGACGTGAAGTCGACCGCCGGCCGTATCAAGCAGCAGCTCGACGACCTCGAGGCCGCCGTCAAGCGCGTCGCCAACTCCTGGGAGGGTGAGGCGCAGGAGGGCTACCAGCGCAAGCAGCGTGAGTGGGACCAGACCGCTGCCGACCTGCACGCCACCCTCCTGAAGATCTCCACGGCGCTCCAGAACGCCGCCGAGAACTACCAGGCCACGGAGAAGAGCAACGCCTCGACCTGGGGCTGA
- a CDS encoding WXG100 family type VII secretion target, with the protein MAGQFRVTEDELTKLSGDISTVNGSLQGEIRRLNGVIDQIAGGWKGQAAQSYRQLQDRWNADAKRMSDILNDIKEAVDSTRSNYSASEEQQNSEISKIMSDFG; encoded by the coding sequence ATGGCCGGCCAGTTCCGGGTAACAGAGGACGAACTCACCAAGCTCTCCGGTGACATCAGCACCGTGAACGGGTCGCTGCAGGGCGAGATCCGCCGCCTCAACGGAGTGATCGACCAGATCGCCGGCGGCTGGAAGGGCCAGGCGGCCCAGTCGTACCGCCAGCTGCAGGACCGTTGGAACGCCGACGCGAAGCGGATGAGCGACATCCTCAACGACATCAAGGAAGCCGTGGACTCCACGCGGAGCAACTACTCCGCGTCGGAAGAGCAGCAGAACTCCGAGATCAGCAAGATCATGTCGGACTTCGGCTGA